One genomic window of Candidatus Zixiibacteriota bacterium includes the following:
- the nifJ gene encoding pyruvate:ferredoxin (flavodoxin) oxidoreductase, producing MTKTRRMVTIDGNTAAAYVAHALSEVIAIYPITPSSNMGEIADAKSADGETNIWGTIPNVVEMQSEGGASGAVHGAATAGALTTTFTASQGLLLMIPNMFKISGEMTPTVFHVSARSVATHALSIFGDHSDVMATRSTGFGLIASGSVQEVMDLALITHAASLESRVPFVHFFDGFRTSHEEQKVEQFDFEDIRAMISEEAIAAHRARSLSPDHPTLKGSSQNPDVFFQARETVNKYYLKAPEIIQQVMDRFAKVVGRQYRLFDYFGAPDADRIVIMMASGAETMHETIDYLNAHGEKVGLIKIRLYRPFSIEALLKAIPKTVKKIAVLDRTKEPGAVGEPLYVDIQSVVGEGMKNGLAPFSEYPLIVGGRYGLSSKEFTPAMARAVLDNIKIGQPKNHFTVGIVDDVTYTSLEVDNSFSVEGDDVFRGLFYGLGADGTVGANKNSIKIIGENTNNYAQGYFVYDSKKAGAVTVSHLRFGKKIIRSPYLIDSAKFVACHNFSFLERYDMLSPLVKGGTFLLTCPYGPEEVWDKLPMEVQKQIIDKKARFYVIDAIKLGKELGLGARINMIMQTAFFSISGILPKDEAIMAIKDALKKTYGHKGDKVVQMNYASVDAAVSNIHQVQYPDRVTSKIKMPPLVPENAPEFVRYVTATIISGKGDTLPVSAMPDDGTFMTGTTQYEKRNIAVEIPVWDEQLCIQCGICSIVCPHASIRMKIYDSKLLAKAPETFKAVDAKTKQYEGLKYTLQVAPEDCTGCEVCVNACPVYGKDDKGNKTDHKAINMAVQLPLREKEAKNWEFFLSLPETDPSLFNPETVKGSQLVRPLFEFSGACAGCGETPYIKLVSQLFGDRALIGNATGCSSIYGGNLPTTPYTKRADGRGPAWSNSLFEDNAEFGFGMRLAVDKMKEHALELTAKLCPEEYEAIKNADQSIQAGIELQRERIVKLKMKLQKMRGEEAKKLLTIADYLVRKSVWAFGGDGWAYDIGFGGLDHVLASGRDVNVLVLDTEVYSNTGGQMSKSSPMGAVAKFAAAGKPIPKKDLGMIMMAYGSVYVAQIAIGASQNQTVKAIVEAERYNGPSIIIAYSHCIAHGIDMSHGLDEHKKAVDSGHWILYRFNPELIAQGKNPLQLDSKPPSISYADYAYGEVRFRTLKASMPERSDKLIRMAQEDAVRRYNLYKQMAAMDYSFMIKK from the coding sequence ATGACCAAAACGAGAAGAATGGTCACGATTGACGGGAATACCGCGGCCGCCTATGTAGCTCATGCCTTGAGTGAAGTAATCGCCATATATCCTATCACACCTTCATCCAATATGGGTGAAATCGCCGACGCCAAATCGGCGGACGGCGAGACCAACATCTGGGGGACAATTCCCAATGTGGTCGAAATGCAGTCGGAAGGGGGCGCCTCCGGCGCGGTTCATGGAGCCGCCACGGCCGGGGCGCTGACCACCACCTTCACCGCTTCGCAGGGACTCCTGTTGATGATTCCCAATATGTTCAAGATTTCGGGCGAAATGACGCCGACGGTGTTTCATGTATCGGCCCGTTCGGTGGCCACTCACGCCCTCTCTATTTTCGGCGACCACTCCGATGTCATGGCGACTCGTTCGACCGGTTTCGGCCTTATTGCCTCAGGATCGGTGCAGGAAGTGATGGATCTGGCGCTAATCACTCACGCCGCGTCGTTGGAGAGCCGGGTGCCGTTTGTTCATTTCTTCGATGGGTTCCGTACCTCGCATGAGGAGCAGAAAGTTGAGCAGTTTGATTTTGAGGATATCCGCGCCATGATCAGTGAAGAGGCAATTGCGGCGCACCGCGCCCGTTCCCTCAGCCCCGACCATCCGACGCTGAAGGGATCTTCACAGAACCCGGATGTTTTTTTCCAGGCGCGAGAGACGGTCAATAAATATTATTTGAAGGCTCCCGAGATTATCCAGCAAGTAATGGACCGGTTCGCGAAAGTTGTCGGGCGTCAGTACCGGCTGTTTGATTATTTCGGCGCCCCGGATGCCGACCGGATTGTAATTATGATGGCCTCGGGCGCGGAAACGATGCATGAGACGATTGATTATCTCAACGCCCATGGCGAAAAAGTGGGGTTGATAAAAATCCGGTTGTATCGTCCTTTCTCCATCGAAGCGCTGCTTAAAGCGATTCCCAAAACGGTCAAAAAGATCGCCGTGCTTGACCGCACCAAAGAGCCGGGTGCGGTGGGCGAACCGCTCTATGTCGACATACAATCGGTTGTCGGCGAGGGGATGAAAAACGGGCTGGCCCCGTTCAGTGAATATCCGCTGATTGTCGGCGGGCGGTATGGTTTAAGCTCCAAGGAGTTCACTCCGGCCATGGCCAGGGCGGTTCTGGATAATATCAAAATCGGCCAGCCGAAGAATCATTTTACGGTCGGTATTGTCGATGATGTCACCTATACCAGTCTTGAGGTTGACAATTCTTTCAGTGTCGAAGGGGATGATGTTTTCCGCGGGCTGTTTTACGGCCTGGGCGCGGACGGCACGGTCGGCGCCAACAAAAATTCCATCAAGATTATCGGTGAAAACACGAACAACTATGCTCAGGGTTATTTTGTTTACGACTCCAAGAAAGCCGGCGCGGTCACGGTATCGCACCTGCGTTTCGGCAAGAAAATTATCCGCAGCCCCTATCTGATCGATTCGGCCAAGTTCGTGGCCTGCCACAATTTCTCTTTCCTCGAACGGTATGATATGCTTTCGCCGCTCGTTAAGGGAGGCACTTTCCTGCTTACCTGCCCCTACGGCCCCGAGGAAGTATGGGACAAGCTGCCCATGGAAGTGCAGAAACAGATAATCGACAAAAAAGCCAGGTTCTATGTGATTGATGCGATCAAACTGGGCAAAGAGCTCGGCCTGGGGGCGCGAATCAACATGATCATGCAGACCGCTTTCTTTTCCATCAGCGGCATTCTGCCCAAGGATGAAGCGATCATGGCTATCAAGGATGCTCTGAAAAAGACCTATGGCCACAAAGGCGACAAAGTGGTGCAGATGAATTATGCCTCGGTCGATGCCGCGGTCAGCAATATTCACCAGGTGCAGTATCCCGACCGGGTCACCAGCAAGATCAAGATGCCGCCGCTGGTTCCCGAAAACGCTCCCGAATTTGTCCGGTACGTAACGGCGACAATTATCTCGGGCAAAGGCGATACGCTTCCGGTTTCGGCGATGCCCGATGACGGGACATTCATGACCGGCACGACACAGTATGAGAAGAGAAATATTGCGGTCGAAATTCCGGTCTGGGATGAACAGCTCTGCATTCAGTGCGGTATCTGTTCCATTGTTTGCCCGCATGCCTCAATCAGAATGAAAATTTATGATTCCAAGCTGCTGGCGAAGGCGCCGGAGACTTTCAAGGCGGTCGATGCCAAAACCAAACAGTATGAAGGGCTGAAATATACGCTTCAGGTGGCACCAGAGGATTGCACCGGCTGCGAGGTCTGTGTCAACGCCTGCCCGGTTTACGGCAAGGACGACAAGGGGAACAAGACCGACCACAAGGCGATCAACATGGCGGTGCAGCTTCCCCTGCGCGAGAAGGAAGCCAAGAACTGGGAATTTTTCCTTTCGCTGCCGGAGACCGACCCTTCGCTTTTCAATCCCGAGACGGTCAAAGGAAGTCAACTGGTCAGGCCGTTATTCGAATTTTCGGGCGCCTGCGCCGGGTGCGGCGAGACGCCATATATCAAGCTGGTCAGCCAGTTGTTCGGTGATCGGGCTTTGATCGGAAACGCCACCGGCTGCTCATCGATTTATGGCGGAAATCTTCCCACGACACCATATACCAAGCGTGCCGACGGGCGCGGGCCGGCCTGGTCCAACTCCCTTTTTGAGGACAATGCCGAATTCGGATTCGGGATGCGTCTGGCGGTCGACAAGATGAAAGAGCATGCTTTGGAATTGACCGCCAAGCTCTGCCCCGAGGAGTACGAGGCAATCAAGAACGCCGACCAGTCGATTCAGGCCGGGATTGAACTTCAGAGAGAGCGGATCGTGAAGCTGAAAATGAAACTGCAGAAAATGCGCGGCGAAGAAGCCAAGAAGCTTTTGACCATTGCCGATTATCTGGTGAGAAAATCGGTCTGGGCTTTCGGCGGTGACGGCTGGGCGTATGATATCGGGTTCGGCGGACTCGATCATGTGCTGGCCTCGGGAAGAGATGTCAATGTCCTGGTGCTCGATACCGAGGTTTATTCCAACACCGGCGGACAGATGTCCAAATCATCGCCGATGGGAGCGGTCGCCAAGTTTGCGGCCGCCGGCAAGCCGATTCCCAAGAAGGATTTGGGAATGATCATGATGGCTTACGGGAGTGTTTATGTCGCGCAGATTGCCATCGGAGCGAGCCAGAATCAGACGGTTAAGGCGATAGTGGAGGCCGAGCGGTATAACGGACCCTCCATCATCATCGCTTACAGCCATTGTATTGCACATGGCATAGACATGTCGCACGGTCTGGATGAACATAAGAAGGCGGTTGATTCCGGTCACTGGATTCTCTATCGTTTCAACCCGGAGCTGATTGCGCAGGGGAAGAACCCTCTTCAACTGGACAGCAAGCCGCCGTCGATAAGTTATGCCGACTATGCCTATGGCGAGGTTCGTTTCCGGACTCTTAAAGCCAGCATGCCGGAGCGTTCCGACAAATTGATTCGGATGGCTCAGGAGGATGCGGTGAGGAGATATAATCTCTACAAGCAGATGGCCGCCATGGATTATAGTTTTATGATCAAGAAATAG